The Clostridioides difficile genome has a segment encoding these proteins:
- a CDS encoding DUF6506 family protein, with product MFECAFIYVADGLSSDKQRVIIPSDTINMNVIGVKNYDEAEIVAKEMVEKGCTAIELCAGFGNEGIYRIKKAVGPKVAVGAVKFDFHPAFDFKSGDEIF from the coding sequence ATGTTTGAATGTGCATTTATCTATGTCGCTGATGGTCTTAGCTCAGATAAGCAAAGAGTTATTATCCCATCCGATACTATCAACATGAATGTTATTGGTGTAAAAAATTATGATGAAGCAGAAATAGTAGCTAAAGAAATGGTAGAAAAAGGTTGTACAGCTATTGAGCTATGTGCTGGTTTTGGTAATGAAGGTATTTATAGAATTAAAAAGGCTGTTGGACCTAAGGTTGCTGTGGGTGCAGTTAAATTTGATTTTCATCCAGCTTTTGACTTTAAGAGTGGAGATGAAATATTCTAA
- a CDS encoding DEAD/DEAH box helicase has translation MNITKFEDLPISEGIKKAIAEMGFEEPSPIQAQSIPAILSGKDVIGQAQTGTGKTAAFSIPILETIDPNNRSLQAVVLCPTRELAIQVSTEIRKLAKYSHGIKTLPIYGGQPIDRQIKSLKSGVQVVIGTPGRTIDHINRKTLKMDNVKMIILDEADEMLDMGFREDIEMILSKIPEERQTTFFSATMPKGILDLTKRYQKDPEHIKVVRKELTVSNTKQYYIETRSSNKLEVLCRLVDVYDPKLSVVFCNTKRKADELVGDLQARGYFADALHGDLKQTQRDIVMDKFRNGTIDILVATDVAARGIDVDDVECVFNYDLPQDEEYYVHRIGRTGRAGREGMSFTFVFGKEMRKMKDIERYTKSKLIKHNIPTITDVEEKKVGTFFAQVKQTIEEGHLTKQLQWLESFCNDEDYAMVDIAAALVKLSLGEEMKEEIIEEKPRRERGDRKGVTGAKDGMIRLFINIGRNQRIQAKDIVGAIAGEVGIPGKMVGTIDIYDKYTFVEIPKKDAKTVIEKMKDIKIKGNKINIEKANKKKK, from the coding sequence ATGAATATAACAAAGTTTGAAGATTTACCAATAAGTGAAGGAATAAAAAAAGCTATAGCTGAAATGGGGTTTGAAGAGCCATCTCCTATACAAGCACAGTCTATACCTGCGATTTTGTCAGGTAAAGACGTTATAGGACAAGCACAAACTGGTACGGGGAAAACAGCAGCTTTTAGTATACCTATACTAGAAACAATAGACCCAAATAATAGAAGTTTACAAGCTGTAGTACTTTGCCCAACAAGAGAGCTTGCAATACAAGTATCTACAGAAATAAGAAAACTAGCTAAATACTCGCACGGAATAAAGACATTACCTATATATGGTGGTCAACCAATAGATAGACAAATAAAATCTCTAAAGAGTGGTGTGCAAGTTGTAATAGGTACACCTGGACGTACAATAGACCATATTAATCGTAAAACATTAAAGATGGATAATGTGAAAATGATTATACTAGACGAAGCAGACGAAATGCTAGATATGGGATTTAGAGAAGATATAGAAATGATTTTAAGTAAGATCCCTGAAGAAAGACAAACAACTTTCTTTTCAGCAACTATGCCAAAAGGAATTTTAGATTTAACTAAGAGATATCAAAAAGACCCAGAACATATAAAAGTTGTTAGAAAAGAACTTACAGTTTCAAACACAAAACAATATTATATAGAGACTAGATCATCAAATAAATTAGAAGTATTATGTAGATTAGTTGATGTTTATGACCCTAAATTGTCAGTTGTTTTCTGTAATACTAAGAGAAAAGCTGATGAATTAGTGGGAGATTTACAAGCAAGAGGATATTTTGCAGATGCATTACATGGTGATTTAAAGCAAACACAAAGAGATATAGTAATGGATAAGTTTAGAAATGGTACAATAGATATACTTGTTGCTACTGATGTTGCAGCTAGAGGTATAGATGTTGATGATGTTGAATGTGTATTTAACTATGATTTACCACAAGATGAAGAGTACTATGTTCATAGAATTGGTAGAACTGGCCGTGCTGGTAGAGAAGGTATGTCATTTACTTTTGTATTTGGAAAAGAAATGAGAAAGATGAAAGATATAGAAAGATATACTAAATCTAAATTAATCAAGCATAATATACCAACAATAACTGATGTTGAAGAGAAAAAAGTAGGTACTTTCTTTGCACAAGTTAAGCAAACTATAGAAGAAGGTCATTTAACTAAACAATTACAATGGCTAGAAAGTTTCTGTAATGATGAAGATTATGCAATGGTTGATATTGCTGCTGCACTTGTTAAGTTATCTCTAGGTGAAGAAATGAAAGAAGAAATAATAGAAGAAAAACCTAGAAGAGAACGTGGAGATAGAAAAGGTGTTACTGGAGCTAAAGATGGTATGATTAGATTGTTTATCAATATTGGTAGAAATCAAAGAATACAAGCTAAAGATATCGTTGGTGCTATAGCTGGAGAAGTTGGAATACCAGGTAAAATGGTAGGAACTATAGATATATATGATAAGTATACTTTTGTTGAAATACCTAAAAAAGACGCAAAAACAGTAATTGAAAAAATGAAAGATATTAAGATAAAAGGTAACAAAATTAATATAGAAAAAGCCAATAAAAAGAAAAAATAA
- a CDS encoding GGDEF and EAL domain-containing protein — MREELSSLDLNQIEIFFELLSQNTEDYIFFWDINKNNFKISSSIFDEFNLSKEIEYDVINCWSKIIYPEDVQVWKDDIQTVLNGEKDEHNLEYRLVNKYEEIVWISCRGKAYVSDDKKTIIMVGRIKNIGEKNKFDVITGTWNREQFEYRMNCIIKEKIYTSGAMFIMDIDNFKNINEKYGHSYGDKVLRAIATEVLEYLPKDVRLYRLDGDEFAFFYPMCNKETIENLYEKIQLYTNTQHEIESNKYYCTVTAGVAMYPEDGDNYLDLFKHADIALDIAKMGGKNRMKFFSKELYENKLKAISMQQKLRESIENDFNDLELFFQPQVDAFTKNVIGAEVLLRWHSNTYGEVSPVEFIPILEQSNLIIPVGKWIIKKAVKQCKEWHKVNPDFKISVNVSYIQLKEDFFRDFIIECLIEYQLRPEFLILELTENCWIPDINLLNDKFVSLKSIGVHIAIDDFGTGYSSLNYLKELSVNIIKIERSFVKNITYNSYEHTFLEYIIKLAHIINLKVCVEGIESYEEYNIVKSLGVDIIQGFLFGRPVSASEFYRLQLSN; from the coding sequence TGGGATATAAATAAGAATAATTTTAAAATATCTTCATCAATTTTTGATGAATTTAACTTAAGTAAAGAGATAGAGTATGATGTAATTAATTGCTGGAGTAAAATTATTTATCCAGAGGATGTTCAAGTATGGAAAGACGATATACAAACTGTATTAAATGGAGAAAAGGACGAACACAATTTAGAATATAGATTAGTAAATAAATATGAAGAGATAGTGTGGATTTCTTGTAGAGGAAAAGCTTATGTGTCAGATGACAAAAAAACTATAATTATGGTTGGTAGAATAAAGAACATAGGTGAAAAGAATAAATTTGATGTTATCACAGGAACATGGAATAGAGAACAATTTGAATATAGAATGAATTGTATTATAAAAGAGAAAATCTATACAAGTGGAGCTATGTTTATCATGGATATTGACAATTTTAAAAATATAAATGAAAAGTATGGTCATTCTTATGGTGATAAAGTTTTGCGTGCAATTGCTACAGAAGTTTTAGAATATTTACCCAAGGATGTTAGATTGTACAGATTAGATGGAGACGAATTTGCATTTTTTTACCCTATGTGTAATAAAGAAACTATAGAGAATTTATATGAAAAAATACAATTGTATACAAATACTCAACATGAAATTGAGTCAAATAAATATTATTGTACAGTAACTGCGGGGGTTGCTATGTATCCAGAGGATGGAGATAATTATTTGGACTTATTTAAACATGCTGACATTGCATTAGATATCGCAAAAATGGGTGGCAAAAATAGAATGAAGTTTTTTTCAAAAGAACTCTATGAAAATAAGTTAAAAGCAATTTCAATGCAACAGAAGTTGAGAGAGTCTATTGAAAATGATTTTAATGACCTTGAGTTATTTTTCCAACCACAGGTAGATGCATTTACCAAAAATGTTATAGGAGCAGAGGTACTTTTGAGGTGGCATTCAAATACTTATGGGGAAGTATCTCCTGTTGAATTTATACCAATACTAGAACAAAGTAATCTAATTATACCAGTAGGAAAATGGATTATAAAAAAGGCTGTAAAACAGTGTAAAGAGTGGCATAAAGTAAACCCAGATTTCAAGATATCTGTGAATGTGTCGTATATTCAATTAAAAGAAGATTTTTTTAGAGATTTTATAATAGAATGTTTGATAGAATATCAATTAAGACCTGAATTTTTGATTTTAGAATTAACAGAGAATTGTTGGATACCAGATATAAATTTATTGAATGATAAGTTTGTTAGTTTAAAAAGTATTGGAGTACATATTGCAATTGATGATTTTGGTACTGGATATTCATCTTTAAATTATCTCAAAGAGTTATCTGTCAATATAATAAAGATTGAAAGAAGTTTCGTTAAGAATATTACATATAATAGTTATGAACATACCTTCCTAGAATATATTATTAAATTAGCTCATATTATCAACCTAAAAGTTTGTGTTGAAGGTATTGAGTCTTATGAAGAATACAATATAGTGAAGAGTTTAGGTGTAGATATTATTCAAGGTTTTTTATTTGGTAGACCTGTAAGTGCATCTGAGTTTTATAGACTTCAGTTATCAAATTGA
- a CDS encoding calcium/sodium antiporter — protein sequence MFITVILFLVGFLLITKGADIFINCTVEIGRKTNISEIILGATIVSFATTLPEFTVSLLASIDGHTTMSLGNAIGSIICNTGLALGLVVFISPFNVDKKMFFSKSLLLIVSVIVLLLLGLDGVITRGDSLLLIIILIFYMVNNYKSVVGKSNTKNRGIQKDTIKEVPIKKSKQYRGFSVAEIIKMLILFATGLIMMIIGSQILIESGVRIASFLNIPQGIVSLTIIALGTSLPEIVSSITAIRKNHHEISVGNILGANILNIVSVIAVSAIPNNIPILSQNRQLDIPFMILLLLLVIVPTLKSNRLSRLQGILMLFTYFLYISILYFMYII from the coding sequence TTGTTTATCACAGTGATATTATTTTTAGTAGGTTTCCTATTAATTACTAAAGGCGCAGATATCTTTATAAATTGTACTGTAGAGATAGGTAGAAAAACGAATATTTCAGAAATTATACTTGGTGCAACTATTGTTAGTTTTGCAACAACATTGCCTGAATTTACAGTGTCATTACTTGCTTCTATTGATGGTCATACTACAATGAGTTTAGGAAATGCAATTGGTTCTATAATATGTAATACAGGATTAGCATTAGGGTTAGTTGTTTTTATAAGTCCATTTAATGTAGATAAAAAAATGTTTTTTTCTAAGTCTTTACTATTAATAGTATCTGTTATAGTTTTACTTTTATTGGGATTAGATGGAGTTATAACAAGAGGAGATTCATTATTACTTATAATAATATTGATTTTTTATATGGTTAATAACTACAAGAGTGTTGTAGGAAAATCGAATACTAAAAATAGAGGTATTCAAAAAGATACAATTAAAGAAGTACCTATAAAGAAGAGTAAACAGTACAGAGGTTTTTCTGTAGCAGAAATCATAAAAATGCTAATACTTTTTGCTACAGGTTTAATAATGATGATAATAGGTTCTCAAATTCTTATAGAGAGTGGTGTAAGAATAGCTAGTTTTCTTAATATACCTCAAGGTATAGTGAGTCTGACTATAATAGCACTTGGAACTTCTTTACCAGAGATAGTGTCTTCGATTACTGCCATAAGAAAAAATCATCATGAAATATCTGTAGGAAATATTTTAGGTGCAAATATATTGAACATAGTATCAGTAATAGCTGTATCAGCAATACCAAATAACATACCAATATTATCTCAAAATAGACAACTTGATATACCATTCATGATATTATTATTGTTATTAGTAATAGTACCAACTCTTAAATCAAATAGACTTAGTAGACTACAAGGTATATTAATGTTATTTACATATTTTTTATATATATCAATTTTGTATTTTATGTATATTATTTAA
- the pflB gene encoding formate C-acetyltransferase, which yields MNAWQGFKTGRWTKEVNVREFIQLNYSPYEGNDSFLAGATENTKKLWDKAMVLFKKERENGGTLDVDTKTVSGIAAYAPGYLDKVLETIVGLQTDAPLKRAVMPYGGVKMVENSCDAFGYELDPEIKEIFTKYRKTHNQGVFDAYTPEMRAARKSGIITGLPDAYGRGRIIGDYRRVALYGVDALIEDKIEQKKSLEVSCMDEEVIRLREEITEQISALNELKKMAESYGFDISKPATNSKEAVQWLYFGYLAAVKDQNGAAMSLGRTSTFLDIYFERDLKAGTVTEEELQEYMDHFVMKLRMVKFLRTPDYNNLFSGDPTWVTECIGGMGVDGRTLVTKNSFRMLNTLYTLGPSPEPNLTVLWSTRLPQGFKDFCSKVSIDTSSVQYENDDLMRSYWGDDYGIACCVSAMKIGKQMQFFGARVNLAKTLLYAINGGIDEKSGAQVGPRFEPITSEYLDFDEVMNKFEPFTDWLANLYVNTLNVIHYMHDKYSYEALEMALHDRDIFRTMACGMAGLSVCADSLSAIKHAKVKTIRNEQGIAVDFEIEGDYPKYGNNDDRVDSIAVELVESFMNKIRKNKTYRNSYPTQSILTITSNVVYGKKTGNTPDGRRTGAPFAPGANPMHGRDTNGALASLSSVAKLPYEHAQDGISNTFSIVPGALGKDMTERINNLSAMMDGYFAQNAHHLNVNVFDRATLEDAMEHPEEYPQLTIRVSGYAVNFIKLTKEQQLDVINRTFHGKMA from the coding sequence ATGAATGCATGGCAAGGATTTAAAACAGGAAGATGGACTAAAGAAGTAAATGTCAGAGAGTTTATACAATTAAACTATTCTCCATATGAAGGAAATGACTCTTTCTTAGCTGGTGCTACTGAAAACACTAAAAAATTATGGGACAAAGCAATGGTCTTATTTAAAAAAGAAAGAGAAAATGGTGGAACTTTAGATGTAGATACAAAAACTGTTTCTGGAATAGCTGCATATGCTCCGGGATATTTAGATAAAGTATTAGAAACAATAGTTGGATTACAAACGGATGCCCCTTTAAAAAGAGCGGTTATGCCATATGGTGGTGTAAAAATGGTTGAAAATTCATGTGATGCTTTTGGATATGAATTAGACCCAGAAATAAAAGAAATATTTACTAAATATAGAAAAACACACAATCAAGGAGTTTTTGATGCATATACTCCAGAAATGAGAGCTGCTAGAAAATCTGGTATAATAACAGGTCTTCCAGATGCTTATGGTAGAGGTAGAATAATAGGTGACTATAGAAGAGTTGCTTTATATGGTGTTGATGCCTTAATAGAAGATAAAATCGAACAAAAGAAATCATTAGAAGTTTCTTGTATGGATGAAGAAGTTATCAGACTAAGAGAAGAAATAACTGAACAAATATCAGCTTTAAATGAACTTAAAAAGATGGCTGAATCTTATGGTTTTGATATATCAAAACCAGCAACTAACTCAAAAGAAGCTGTACAATGGTTATATTTTGGTTATTTAGCTGCTGTTAAAGACCAAAACGGTGCTGCAATGTCTTTAGGTAGAACATCTACTTTCCTAGATATATACTTTGAAAGAGATTTAAAAGCTGGAACAGTAACAGAAGAAGAATTACAAGAATATATGGACCATTTTGTTATGAAATTAAGAATGGTTAAATTCTTAAGAACTCCTGATTACAACAATTTATTCTCTGGAGACCCAACTTGGGTAACTGAGTGTATAGGAGGTATGGGAGTAGATGGTAGAACATTAGTTACTAAAAACTCATTTAGAATGTTAAATACTCTATATACATTAGGACCATCACCAGAACCAAACTTAACAGTTTTATGGTCAACTAGATTACCTCAAGGATTCAAAGATTTCTGTTCTAAAGTATCTATAGATACAAGTTCAGTTCAATATGAAAATGATGATTTAATGAGATCATATTGGGGAGACGATTACGGTATAGCTTGTTGTGTATCTGCAATGAAAATAGGTAAACAAATGCAGTTCTTCGGAGCTAGAGTTAACTTAGCAAAAACTTTATTATATGCTATAAATGGTGGTATTGATGAAAAATCTGGTGCTCAAGTTGGACCAAGATTTGAGCCTATAACTTCTGAGTATTTAGACTTTGATGAAGTTATGAATAAATTTGAGCCATTTACTGATTGGTTAGCAAACTTATATGTAAATACTTTAAATGTAATACACTATATGCATGATAAATACTCTTATGAAGCATTAGAAATGGCATTACATGATAGAGATATATTTAGAACTATGGCTTGTGGTATGGCTGGATTATCAGTTTGTGCGGATTCATTATCTGCTATAAAACATGCTAAAGTTAAAACTATCAGAAATGAACAAGGAATAGCTGTTGATTTCGAAATAGAAGGAGATTATCCAAAATACGGAAACAACGATGATAGAGTTGATAGTATAGCTGTTGAATTAGTTGAGAGTTTCATGAATAAGATAAGAAAGAATAAAACTTATAGAAATTCTTATCCTACTCAATCTATACTTACAATAACTTCAAATGTTGTTTATGGTAAGAAAACTGGTAATACACCAGATGGTAGAAGAACTGGTGCTCCATTTGCTCCTGGTGCAAACCCAATGCATGGTAGAGATACTAATGGTGCTTTAGCTTCATTATCTTCAGTTGCTAAATTACCATATGAGCATGCTCAAGATGGTATATCTAATACTTTCTCTATAGTACCTGGTGCTTTAGGAAAAGATATGACTGAAAGAATAAATAATCTTTCTGCAATGATGGATGGTTACTTTGCTCAAAATGCTCATCACTTAAATGTTAATGTATTTGATAGAGCTACTTTAGAAGATGCTATGGAACATCCAGAAGAATATCCACAATTAACTATAAGAGTTTCTGGATATGCAGTTAACTTCATAAAATTAACTAAAGAGCAACAATTAGATGTTATAAACAGAACATTCCATGGTAAAATGGCTTAG
- a CDS encoding helix-turn-helix transcriptional regulator, which translates to MAIERCETIAKIQKILGGKWKIAILYYLSIKTRRFGELQRQVGDITQSTLTKQLRELEADGFISRYVYQEIPPRVEYSLTDLGESFATILEQMKIWGKTYLHKENEVKD; encoded by the coding sequence ATGGCGATTGAACGATGTGAAACAATTGCGAAAATACAAAAGATTTTAGGCGGAAAGTGGAAGATTGCGATTTTATATTATCTTTCTATAAAAACAAGACGTTTTGGAGAATTACAACGTCAAGTCGGTGATATTACTCAATCTACATTGACAAAGCAACTTAGGGAACTGGAAGCAGACGGTTTTATTTCCAGATATGTCTATCAAGAAATCCCACCTAGAGTGGAGTATTCGTTAACTGATTTAGGAGAGAGTTTTGCAACTATTCTAGAGCAGATGAAAATATGGGGAAAAACATATCTTCACAAAGAAAACGAAGTAAAGGACTAA
- a CDS encoding molybdopterin-dependent oxidoreductase has protein sequence MDTIKKLSHGCTLDCHDCCKFNVYTKGNNVIKIEGDRNHPYTKGFICKKGLAHLDRLKHKDRIETPMLKVDGLWKKISFDEALEIMADKLLYYKEHYTSKSVMHYDQYGSGSILKYIGDIFFNFYGGVSRHKGGPCWSAGMHAQKYDFGVAKGHAIEDMLNSKSIFIWGKNPAYTTIHTMQIIKKAKEKGIKIVVIDPIYTKTAQMADKYIQVSPGTDGALAMAMAKIIIEDNLHDEEYINSYVLGFEEYKKYLDSLDLNFLSNECGVKEKDIRELVNLYVNKYSTINVGYGLQKYKNGGNTIRAIDALGAITGQIGFSGGGVNYANKVYPNVINADPYNSQAYGEDREFYVSNISKFIEESLKENISNEVNNTLDKPNNTLNKFDNISSKSLKGNIPIKMAVITKSNMLNQLPDLVELERVFSKIEFKVCFDMFMTDTATLCDLFIPCTNTLESEDIIYSSMTNPYITYNERAVKPKHEFMDEYYFFMELAKKMELRDYPFVSKKEYLEKVIEPLNRFDKSLDIEKLKNSYFTIHNPIAWEDKKFETPSGKYELYSERIRDLGISPIPVYISNKTRNFEDENRKNIFRLLTNHHADTLFSQHFMDKTSIAQAYINQSMAKKIDVNTKDIVVLKSKKTKIDVQINIDNGVSDYIVKMYVGWWKKHGNPNSLTDTGISDIGGQITYNETMVEIIRQN, from the coding sequence ATGGATACAATAAAGAAATTAAGTCATGGATGTACACTAGATTGCCATGATTGTTGTAAATTTAATGTTTATACTAAAGGAAATAATGTGATAAAAATTGAAGGAGATAGAAATCATCCTTATACAAAAGGATTTATATGTAAAAAAGGATTGGCTCATTTAGATAGATTAAAGCATAAAGATAGGATAGAGACTCCAATGTTAAAGGTAGATGGTCTATGGAAAAAAATTTCTTTTGATGAAGCTTTAGAAATAATGGCAGATAAACTCCTATATTATAAAGAACATTATACATCAAAGTCCGTTATGCACTATGACCAATATGGAAGTGGGTCTATATTAAAGTATATAGGAGATATATTTTTTAATTTTTATGGAGGAGTTAGTAGACATAAGGGAGGGCCATGTTGGAGTGCAGGAATGCATGCCCAAAAGTATGATTTTGGAGTAGCTAAGGGTCATGCTATAGAAGATATGCTAAACAGTAAGAGTATATTTATATGGGGAAAAAATCCAGCATATACTACCATTCATACTATGCAAATAATTAAAAAAGCTAAAGAAAAAGGGATAAAAATAGTAGTAATTGACCCTATATATACAAAGACTGCCCAAATGGCAGATAAGTACATACAAGTAAGCCCTGGAACAGATGGAGCATTAGCTATGGCTATGGCAAAAATTATAATAGAAGATAACTTGCATGATGAAGAATATATAAATTCGTATGTTCTTGGTTTTGAAGAATATAAAAAATATTTGGACTCATTAGATTTAAACTTTTTAAGTAATGAATGTGGAGTTAAAGAGAAGGATATAAGAGAATTAGTTAATTTATATGTTAATAAATATTCAACTATAAATGTAGGGTATGGTCTTCAAAAGTATAAAAATGGAGGAAATACAATAAGAGCTATAGATGCCTTAGGAGCTATAACAGGTCAAATAGGATTTAGTGGTGGAGGAGTGAATTATGCTAATAAGGTTTATCCAAATGTGATAAACGCTGACCCTTATAATAGCCAAGCATATGGCGAAGATAGGGAGTTTTATGTAAGTAATATTAGCAAGTTTATAGAAGAATCTTTAAAAGAAAATATATCAAATGAAGTTAATAATACATTAGATAAGCCAAATAATACACTGAACAAGTTTGATAATATATCAAGTAAATCACTAAAAGGAAATATTCCTATAAAGATGGCAGTAATAACTAAAAGTAATATGCTAAATCAATTGCCAGATTTAGTAGAATTAGAAAGAGTTTTTTCAAAAATTGAATTTAAAGTATGTTTTGATATGTTTATGACTGACACAGCTACTTTATGTGACTTATTTATACCTTGTACAAATACACTTGAAAGTGAAGATATAATTTATAGCTCAATGACCAATCCATATATAACATATAATGAAAGAGCAGTAAAACCAAAGCATGAATTTATGGATGAGTATTATTTTTTTATGGAGTTAGCTAAAAAGATGGAGCTAAGAGACTATCCTTTTGTATCAAAAAAAGAATACTTAGAAAAAGTAATTGAGCCACTTAATCGTTTTGATAAAAGTCTAGATATAGAAAAGCTTAAAAACAGTTATTTTACTATACATAATCCTATTGCTTGGGAAGATAAGAAGTTCGAAACTCCATCTGGAAAGTATGAACTTTATTCAGAAAGGATAAGAGATTTAGGAATTAGTCCAATTCCAGTGTATATAAGTAATAAAACTAGAAACTTTGAAGATGAAAATAGAAAAAATATTTTTAGATTGTTAACTAATCACCATGCAGATACTTTGTTTAGCCAACACTTTATGGATAAGACATCTATAGCTCAAGCATATATAAATCAAAGTATGGCTAAAAAAATAGATGTTAACACTAAGGATATTGTAGTTTTAAAGTCAAAAAAAACAAAGATAGATGTGCAGATAAATATAGATAACGGAGTAAGTGATTATATAGTAAAAATGTATGTTGGATGGTGGAAGAAACATGGCAATCCTAATAGTTTGACAGATACTGGTATATCAGATATTGGTGGTCAAATAACATATAATGAAACGATGGTAGAAATAATACGACAAAACTAG
- the pflA gene encoding pyruvate formate-lyase-activating protein: MIKGKVHSIETFGTVDGPGIRYILFFQGCPLRCKYCHNRDTWDTKSGKEYTVDEIITDALKYTSFMKFSGGGITASGGESTLQPEFLSELFKKAKENNIHTCLDTSGFVDIETIDSVLDNTDLVLLDLKHMVEEKSIDLTGVGMDKALKLAKHLESRNIPVWIRHVLVPGITDDIDNLERLGKFVATLKNVARFELLPYHSMGIHKWENLGVDYELKDVPDATKEDIKRASEIISKFGAKVYNS, from the coding sequence ATGATTAAGGGAAAAGTACACTCTATAGAAACATTTGGTACTGTAGATGGCCCAGGAATAAGGTACATACTATTCTTTCAAGGATGTCCTCTTAGATGCAAATACTGTCATAATAGGGATACATGGGATACCAAATCTGGAAAAGAATATACAGTTGATGAAATAATAACCGATGCTCTTAAGTATACTTCTTTTATGAAATTTTCTGGTGGAGGTATTACTGCATCTGGTGGCGAGTCTACTCTTCAACCAGAGTTTTTAAGTGAACTATTTAAAAAAGCTAAAGAAAATAACATACACACTTGTCTAGATACATCTGGATTTGTAGATATAGAAACTATAGACTCAGTTTTAGATAATACTGATTTAGTTTTACTTGATTTGAAACATATGGTTGAAGAAAAATCTATTGATTTGACTGGTGTGGGTATGGATAAAGCTTTAAAACTTGCTAAACACTTAGAATCAAGAAATATTCCAGTATGGATAAGACATGTTTTAGTTCCTGGAATTACTGATGATATAGATAACTTAGAAAGATTAGGTAAATTCGTTGCTACATTAAAAAATGTAGCGAGATTCGAACTGTTACCATATCATTCTATGGGAATACACAAATGGGAAAATTTAGGTGTTGATTATGAGCTAAAAGATGTTCCTGATGCTACCAAAGAGGATATTAAAAGAGCTAGTGAAATAATCTCTAAGTTTGGTGCAAAAGTATATAATAGCTAA